A single genomic interval of Pyrus communis chromosome 7, drPyrComm1.1, whole genome shotgun sequence harbors:
- the LOC137740034 gene encoding uncharacterized protein, which yields MATGSSGRGNPVSQGFDFGSDDILCSYEDYGNQDSSNGNHSEPVMGNNPGKDFHKSRMSRQSMFSSPAYSQPEESLHQDVIATVEKSMKKYADNLMRFLEGISSRLSQLELYCYNLDKSIGEMRSDLGRDHEEADSKLKSLEKHLQEVHRSVQILRDKQELAETQKELAKLQLAQKGSGSSIHSQSNEERASPHTSDAQKADNPSETHNQQLALALPHQVAPQQQPVAASTQPPPQNVTQQQSYYLPTQLQNPPPQAHPQNQYLPPDSQYRNPQVQEMQRVTPQPTQSQLNQTQVQSFPQYQQQLPQSQQVQFPQQPSMQPQMRPPPTNVYPYPPGQQTNPSPPESAPNSMPMQVPYSNIPQPGSGRSDPMPFGYGGAGRTMQQQPPPQQIKGAFGAQSGEGYGAAGPHPALPPGSTYMVYDSEGGRTQYSAHYGYPPTSISHHTPQPTTAPNLMARNPQFPHNHPYNELIEKLVPMGFRSDHVASVIQRMEESGQPVDFNAVIDRLNAHPSGGPHRGWSG from the exons ATGGCGACTGGATCATCGGGTCGGGGCAACCCGGTGTCACAGGGATTCGATTTCGGGTCGGACGACATTCTCTGCTCCTACGAGGACTACGGCAACCAGGACTCCTCCAATGGCAACCACAGCGAACCAGTCATGGGGAATAATCCCGGGAAG GATTTTCATAAAAGTAGAATGTCGAGACAATCAATGTTCTCTTCTCCTGCCTATAGCCAGCCGGAAGAATCTCTTCACCAAGATGTAATTGCTACTGTCGAAAAGAGCATGAAAAAGTATGCCGACAATCTCATGCGCTTTCTTGAAGGAATTAGTTCACGGCTTTCACAGCTGGAATTGTATTGCTACAATCTTGATAAGTCAATTGGTGAGATGCGATCTGATTTAGGTCGTGATCATGAAGAAGCAGATTCAAAGCTCAAGTCTCTTGAGAAACATCTTCAAGAA GTCCATAGGTCTGTCCAGATCCTAAGGGACAAGCAAGAACTTGCGGAGACTCAGAAAGAATTAGCTAAGCTTCAGCTTGCACAGAAAGGCTCTGGATCATCAATCCATTCCCAATCCAATGAGGAGAGAGCTTCACCACATACCTCTGATGCTCAAAAGGCTGACAACCCGTCTGAAACACATAACCAGCAATTAGCTCTAGCCCTGCCCCATCAAGTGGCACCACAGCAGCAGCCTGTGGCAGCTTCCACGCAGCCCCCACCTCAGAATGTGACTCAGCAACAATCATATTATTTACCAACCCAGCTACAAAATCCACCACCTCAAGCACATCCGCAGAATCAATATTTGCCTCCTGATTCTCAGTATCGAAACCCCCAAGTGCAAGAAATGCAACGGGTGACACCACAGCCAACACAATCGCAATTGAATCAGACACAAGTCCAGTCGTTCCCTCAGTATCAGCAGCAATTACCACAGAGTCAGCAGGTGCAATTTCCACAACAGCCCTCTATGCAACCCCAGATGAGGCCACCACCAACAAATGTCTACCCCTATCCGCCTGGTCAACAAACAAACCCATCTCCTCCAGAGTCTGCACCAAACAGCATGCCGATGCAAGTGCCATATTCCAACATTCCTCAACCAGGATCTGGTCGTTCTGATCCCATGCCTTTTGGATATGGTGGAGCTGGTCGAACAATGCAACAGCAGCCTCCACCTCAGCAAATCAAGGGGGCTTTTGGAGCTCAATCTGGTGAGGGATATGGTGCTGCTGGCCCTCACCCTGCACTTCCTCCTGGGAGTACATATATGGTCTATGACAGTGAAGGGGGTAGAACTCAATATTCTGCCCATTATGGATATCCTCCTACGAGTATCTCTCACCATACGCCACAGCCAACAACAGCTCCAAATCTTATGGCTCGGAATCCACAATTCCCGCACAACCACCCTTACAATGAGTTGATTGAGAAATTGGTTCCCATGGGGTTCAGGAGTGATCACGTTGCGAGTGTGATTCAGAGGATGGAAGAAAGTGGTCAACCCGTTGATTTTAATGCAGTGATTGACAGGTTGAATGCACATCCATCTGGGGGTCCTCACAGAGGATGGTCAGGGTAA
- the LOC137740722 gene encoding uncharacterized protein encodes MGIAKLEIVKQGLMAKDKLLAMLKTNLLVAQNRMKAQADKHRKEKVFEVGDLVYLKLVHYQLQSLAAYAYHKLHPWFYGPCEVLEGIRSVAYKHKLLTDSKIHHVFHVSCLKKHLGPGVSPLSILPVWKNNKEEDATWEDYDESVKKFPDFSL; translated from the exons ATGGGCATTGCTAAATTAGAAATAGTTAAGCAAGGATTGATGGCAAAAGATAAGCTCCTAGCTATGCTCAAGACTAATCTATTGGTGGCTCAGAATAGGATGAAGGCTCAAGCTGATAAGCATAGAAAGGAGAAAGTGTTTGAAGTTGGAGACTTGGTTTATTTGAAATTGGTACACTATCAATTGCAATCCTTGGCTGCATATGCTTATCACAAACTACATCCCTGGTTTTATGGACCTTGTGAGGTTTTAGAGGGGATTAGGAGTGTAGCATACAAACACAAGCTTCTTACAGATTCCAAGATACATCATGTTTTCCATGTTAGTTGTTTGAAGAAGCATTTGGGTCCGGGGGTTAGTCCTCTATCAATTCTACCAGTG TGGAAGAACAACAAGGAAGAAGATGCTACATGGGAGGATTATGATGAGTCTGTTAAAAAATTTCCAGATTTTTCTCTGTGA
- the LOC137738817 gene encoding CASP-like protein 1C1, with the protein MHPNSSAESMAKITKRLCTLVLRLMAVAATLVAAIVMVTSHQRTSNFGISFEVKYNHTPAFQYFAIANAIATVYGFLVLFLPSESQLWRLVVALDVVITVLLSSSFSAALAIGDVGKHGNSYAGWLPICGQVPKYCDHVKAALISSIVGLIIYLLLLLYAIHTVLDPLLLKKT; encoded by the exons ATGCACCCAAACTCCAGTGCAGAATCCATGGCCAAGATCACTAAGAGACTCTGCACCCTAGTACTACGGCTGATGGCCGTCGCCGCTACCCTTGTGGCTGCAATTGTCATGGTTACAAGCCATCAGAGAACCAGCAACTTTGGAATATCTTTTGAAGTCAAGTATAACCACACACCAGCCTTCCA GTACTTTGCGATCGCAAATGCGATTGCAACCGTATACGggtttttggttcttttccttccttctgaGAGTCAGCTATGGAGATTAGTCGTGGCTTTGGATGTG GTAATCACTGTATTACTGAGCTCAAGCTTTTCAGCAGCTTTGGCTATTGGTGATGTGGGGAAGCATGGAAATTCATATGCAGGTTGGCTACCCATATGCGGGCAAGTCCCCAAATACTGTGACCATGTAAAGGCAGCCCTAATCTCAAGCATTGTTGGCCTCATAATATATTTGCTGCTGCTTCTGTATGCCATCCACACTGTCCTGGATCCTCTCCTCTTGAAAAAAACTTAA